Proteins from a genomic interval of Pseudophryne corroboree isolate aPseCor3 chromosome 4, aPseCor3.hap2, whole genome shotgun sequence:
- the PAQR8 gene encoding membrane progestin receptor beta: MTTAILECISTLSISAQQLRRLPKLVEGSLLKMPSTVKDSDVPNLFREPYIQTGYRPTDQHWKYYFLSLFQKHNESVNVWTHLLVALAVLLRFKAFVESEAFSWETLSMPLVLYVIASLTYLTCSILAHLLQSKSELAHYTFYFMDYVGVSVYQYGSSLAHYYYSSDQDWYEKAWPFFLPGAAFLGWMSCIGCCYAKYRYNRPYPVMRKICQVVPSGLAYILDISPVVHRIAACNTEDCLDRAIWFHSLQIVFFVIGAYFFSCPVPEKFFPGGCDIIGHGHQIFHVFLGLCTLSQLEAILLDYRARHEQFTARYSPELTQVSCLSFFLLILCTGMTAIYLRHRVKQKLEEKDL; encoded by the coding sequence ATGACTACGGCGATTCTGGAATGTATCAGCACGTTATCCATTAGTGCCCAACAGTTACGTCGCTTGCCCAAGCTTGTAGAAGGTAGCCTGTTGAAGATGCCTTCTACAGTTAAAGACTCGGATGTCCCTAACCTCTTCAGAGAACCTTACATTCAGACTGGCTACAGACCAACGGACCAACACTGGAAATACTATTTTCTAAGCCTTTTCCAAAAACACAATGAATCTGTGAATGTCTGGACTCACCTGCTGGTGGCTTTGGCTGTTCTTCTGAGGTTCAAAGCCTTTGTGGAGAGCGAGGCTTTCTCTTGGGAAACTTTATCCATGCCTTTAGTTCTATATGTGATAGCATCATTGACCTATCTCACATGTAGTATCCTCGCTCATCTGCTGCAGTCCAAATCTGAGTTGGCTCATTACACCTTTTACTTTATGGACTACGTTGGAGTTAGCGTTTACCAGTATGGGAGTTCCTTGGCCCACTACTACTACAGTTCCGACCAAGATTGGTATGAGAAAGCCTGGCCTTTCTTCTTGCCAGGAGCTGCCTTCCTAGGTTGGATGTCCTGCATAGGTTGCTGCTACGCTAAATACCGCTACAATCGGCCATATCCAGTTATGAGGAAGATCTGCCAGGTTGTCCCATCTGGCTTGGCATATATCTTGGACATCAGCCCAGTAGTTCACCGGATTGCAGCTTGCAATACAGAAGACTGCTTAGATAGAGCTATTTGGTTCCACAGTCTACAGATCGTCTTCTTTGTCATTGGTGCCTACTTTTTCTCTTGCCCAGTTCCAGAAAAGTTTTTCCCAGGTGGctgtgacatcataggacatggccATCAAATTTTCCACGTTTTCCTCGGCCTGTGCACACTTTCACAGCTGGAGGCTATTCTCCTAGACTACAGAGCCAGGCATGAACAGTTCACCGCGCGGTACAGTCCAGAACTAACCCAAGTGTCTTGTCTCTCGTTCTTCCTGCTCATCCTCTGCACCGGCATGACTGCAATTTATCTACGGCATAGAGTCAAACAGAAACTGGAAGAAAAAGACTTGTAA